TGGAATGTACTCTTTAGGGATCGTCCCTCCCACAATTTTACTTTCCCAGTCTGTTCCTTTACCTCGTTCAAGAGGAACCATTTCCAAAATCACATGTCCATATTGGCCCCGGCCACCCGTCTGCTTGATCAATTTCCCTTCTCCCACAGCTGCTCTTCTAATTGTCTCTCGATAAGAAATCTGTGGAGCACCCGCGTTGACATTTACCCCAAACTCTCTTCTTAGTCGGTCGGTAATAATGTCTAGGTGAAGTTCTCCCATCCCTGAAATAATAGTCTGGCCTGTTTCGGTATCCGTATGGACCCTAAAGGTTGGATCTTCTTCCATGAGCCGTTGTAGAGAATGAGAAAGCTTTTCTCTATCAGACTGTGCCTTAGGTTCAACAGCCATGGATATGACCGGTTCAGGGAAAACCGGGGGTTCTAATGAAACCTCAAAACCTTCTTCAACTAGAGTATCTCCTGTAGCCACATCTTTAATACCCACCAGAGCTGCAATGTCCCCTGAATAGACCGCTTCTATATCTTTTCTCTCGTTGGCTTGGATTTGAACAATCCGACTTACCCGCTCCTTCTTTCCTGTCCTTACATTATATACGCTATCCCCCTTTCTCAACACACCTGAGTAGACTCTAAAAAAGACCAACTTCCCCACGTAAGGATCAGACCATATTTTAAAAACGAGAGCACAGAACTTAGCCTGATCATTGGAGACAACCTCGATAGTTTCTTGCGTATAAGGATTATGTCCTTTTGCCGGTTCAATATCCAGAGGATTAGGCAGATAATCGATGACCGCATCAATTAAAGACTGCACCCCTTTGTTCCTGAAAGCCGATCCCCCCACAACAGGGACAAACTCATTTTTGACCACCAATCTGCGTATAGCTTGCTTTATCTGAACGGGAGTAGGCTCCTTTTCTTCCAAGAAAAGCTCTGCCATCTGTTCATCGCGATCGGCAAGAGCCGCAATGAGCTGGGCTTTTGCCTTGAGTGCAAGCTCCTTGTGCTCCTCTGGAATATCTGTAACGACATAGGTTGATCCAAGTTTATCGTTATCCGTATAGATGATCGCTTTTTGGCAGATCACATCGATCTGACCACGCAGCTGGTCTTCATTGCCTAAAGGCAGAAGTACCGGCCAAGCATAACCATCCAGTTTGGTCCGGATTTCCTCGACAACCCTGTCAAAACCTGATCCTATGCGATCCATCTTGTTAACGAAAGCGATCCGAGGAACCTTGTAGCGATTGGCTTGTCTCCATACCGTTTCAGATTGGGGTTGAACACCGGCCACACCACAAAACACCACAATCACTCCATCGAGAA
The DNA window shown above is from Methylacidiphilum caldifontis and carries:
- the fusA gene encoding elongation factor G, producing the protein MSSDLSQTVKSQLMNSPHRPFPLERTRNIGIAAHIDAGKTTLTERILFYTGMIHKMGEVHEGTTVTDWMEQERERGITITAAAISCFWLEKKEPGLVKLFEGEKFRINIIDTPGHVDFTAEVERSLRVLDGVIVVFCGVAGVQPQSETVWRQANRYKVPRIAFVNKMDRIGSGFDRVVEEIRTKLDGYAWPVLLPLGNEDQLRGQIDVICQKAIIYTDNDKLGSTYVVTDIPEEHKELALKAKAQLIAALADRDEQMAELFLEEKEPTPVQIKQAIRRLVVKNEFVPVVGGSAFRNKGVQSLIDAVIDYLPNPLDIEPAKGHNPYTQETIEVVSNDQAKFCALVFKIWSDPYVGKLVFFRVYSGVLRKGDSVYNVRTGKKERVSRIVQIQANERKDIEAVYSGDIAALVGIKDVATGDTLVEEGFEVSLEPPVFPEPVISMAVEPKAQSDREKLSHSLQRLMEEDPTFRVHTDTETGQTIISGMGELHLDIITDRLRREFGVNVNAGAPQISYRETIRRAAVGEGKLIKQTGGRGQYGHVILEMVPLERGKGTDWESKIVGGTIPKEYIPACFKGVQEALSSGILYGSPVTDVKITIIDGSYHEVDSSELAFKMAAIFAVKDALKKADCYLLEPIMKVEVSTPTEFQGDILGDLTRRRGKILNVETKGNTSIISAEVPLAEMFGYVNDIRSMSKGRAAYSMEPSHFEEVPTHIYNALLDQKKK